A region from the Acidimicrobiales bacterium genome encodes:
- a CDS encoding acyl-CoA dehydrogenase family protein, with the protein MDFALSAEQEALRDAVATTLGAEAPMPYVRRMIDDEHGFTEELWAKLADLGWLGLLVPEAHGGLGLGLVDLVVVQEEMGKALFPGPYLSSAVMATSAAMALGATDLLPGLAAGATRGTLAVEELGQGDPLDGLTTTATQSASGWVLDGLKPVVVDGHTADWAIVVAHADGGLAGFLVEAPPAELVPTLDVTRKVARLSLQQTPARRLGPDGDQTGLLRRVLDDATVALAAETVGACDQAFREAVEYAQNRVQFDRPIARFQVIRHKAVDMLHQLELARVGILYTAWASDVDDPQREMAVAMSKGYVGEASVSITEQDIQIHGGMGFTWDVDAHLFFRRVKQNDLLLGHQAWHRRRLADLVLASG; encoded by the coding sequence ATGGACTTCGCCCTCTCGGCCGAGCAGGAGGCGCTGCGCGACGCCGTGGCGACGACCCTTGGCGCCGAGGCGCCGATGCCCTACGTGCGGCGCATGATCGACGACGAGCACGGCTTCACCGAGGAGCTGTGGGCGAAGCTGGCCGACCTGGGCTGGCTCGGGTTGCTCGTCCCTGAGGCCCACGGCGGCCTGGGGCTCGGCCTGGTGGACCTGGTCGTGGTCCAGGAGGAGATGGGCAAGGCCTTGTTCCCGGGCCCGTATCTCTCCTCCGCGGTCATGGCGACGTCGGCGGCGATGGCGCTCGGAGCGACGGACCTGCTGCCGGGGCTGGCTGCCGGTGCGACGCGGGGGACGCTGGCGGTCGAGGAGCTGGGCCAGGGCGACCCCCTCGACGGGCTGACGACGACGGCCACCCAGTCGGCCAGCGGGTGGGTGCTCGACGGGCTCAAGCCGGTCGTGGTCGATGGCCACACGGCCGACTGGGCGATCGTCGTCGCCCACGCCGACGGCGGCCTCGCCGGGTTCCTCGTGGAGGCGCCGCCGGCCGAGCTCGTCCCGACCCTCGACGTGACCCGCAAGGTCGCCCGGCTCTCGCTCCAGCAGACGCCCGCCCGGCGCCTGGGCCCGGACGGGGACCAGACCGGCCTGCTGCGCCGGGTCCTCGACGACGCCACGGTCGCCCTGGCGGCGGAGACGGTGGGTGCGTGTGACCAGGCCTTCCGCGAGGCGGTGGAGTACGCGCAGAACCGCGTCCAGTTCGACCGGCCGATCGCCAGGTTCCAGGTCATCAGGCACAAGGCCGTGGACATGCTGCACCAGCTGGAGCTGGCCCGGGTAGGGATCCTCTACACAGCGTGGGCTTCCGACGTCGACGATCCTCAGCGGGAGATGGCCGTGGCCATGAGCAAGGGCTACGTCGGGGAGGCCTCGGTGTCCATCACCGAACAGGACATCCAGATCCACGGCGGGATGGGCTTCACCTGGGACGTCGACGCCCATCTCTTCTTTCGCCGGGTCAAGCAGAATGATCTCCTGCTCGGTCATCAGGCGTGGCATCGCCGGCGGCTGGCCGACCTGGTGCTCGCCTCCGGCTGA
- a CDS encoding acyl-CoA dehydrogenase family protein yields MDFAFTPEDDAFRNELRAWLEENLAEFREGEQEGNRGGTALMSTMERRRAWQRRLNEGRWAAINWPTEWGGREATIMQNVIYSEEMARARTPGIYNANGIWQIGPMIIRWGTPEQQQRWLPGILSAEDHWCQGFSEPEAGSDLANLRCSATQDGDEYVLEGRKIWISTAHIAQWGLFLVRTDPTAIQRKAKHEGITALIVDMGAPGIECLPLRDITGDAMFNEVTFSGAHVPVAYRLGEEGQGWQVAMGTLGHERVGTSGLSITLATELERLIATARKHNPAALEDPAIKDRLARIWTQITLTRLLNYRALSKVLKGEKNWPEVPLAKLQWSSLSQTLAELGCDILGPAGILARGGADAVDNGHWTHQYCWQRYTSIGAGTTEVQKNILADRAIRLARQ; encoded by the coding sequence GTGGATTTCGCCTTTACGCCTGAGGACGACGCCTTCCGCAACGAGCTGCGGGCGTGGCTCGAGGAGAACCTGGCAGAGTTCCGCGAAGGGGAACAGGAGGGCAACCGGGGCGGAACGGCGCTCATGTCCACCATGGAGCGGCGGCGGGCGTGGCAGCGCCGGCTCAACGAGGGCCGGTGGGCGGCCATCAACTGGCCGACGGAGTGGGGCGGGCGCGAGGCCACGATCATGCAGAACGTCATCTACTCCGAGGAGATGGCGCGGGCCCGGACGCCTGGGATCTACAACGCCAACGGCATCTGGCAGATCGGCCCGATGATCATCCGCTGGGGCACGCCCGAGCAGCAACAGCGGTGGCTGCCGGGCATCCTCTCGGCCGAGGACCACTGGTGCCAGGGCTTCTCGGAGCCCGAGGCCGGCAGCGACCTGGCCAACCTGCGCTGCTCGGCGACCCAGGACGGAGACGAGTACGTCCTCGAGGGGCGCAAGATCTGGATCTCGACTGCCCACATCGCCCAGTGGGGCCTCTTCCTCGTGCGCACCGATCCCACGGCCATCCAGCGCAAGGCGAAGCACGAGGGCATCACGGCCCTCATCGTCGACATGGGCGCGCCGGGCATCGAGTGCCTACCCCTCCGCGACATCACCGGTGACGCAATGTTCAACGAGGTCACCTTCAGCGGTGCGCACGTGCCGGTGGCCTACCGCCTGGGCGAGGAGGGCCAGGGCTGGCAGGTGGCCATGGGCACCCTCGGGCACGAGCGGGTCGGCACCTCGGGACTGTCCATCACCCTTGCGACCGAGCTCGAGAGGTTGATCGCCACCGCCCGCAAGCACAACCCGGCGGCCCTCGAGGACCCGGCGATCAAGGACCGCTTGGCTCGGATCTGGACCCAGATCACCCTCACGCGCCTGCTCAACTACCGGGCCCTCTCCAAGGTGCTGAAGGGTGAGAAGAACTGGCCCGAGGTCCCCCTCGCCAAGCTCCAGTGGAGCAGCCTGTCCCAGACCCTGGCCGAGCTCGGGTGCGACATCCTCGGCCCCGCCGGCATCCTCGCCCGCGGCGGCGCCGACGCCGTGGACAACGGGCACTGGACCCACCAGTACTGCTGGCAGCGCTACACGTCAATCGGCGCCGGCACCACCGAGGTGCAGAAGAACATCCTCGCCGACCGCGCCATCAGGCTGGCCCGCCAATGA
- a CDS encoding SRPBCC family protein, translated as MQDHGFSIEVDATPAEVWRVFWSNRSGRRRHGDVTIEILLPGDEHGLGLVRHCTFPVPRYLLSGGTGVSWEWISEMEPGVSWRYDAVGKPLWSRASGWTRLEDLGDGRTRIHFRETYHAFNPVLRPLLERRVHSHISKGNDQQIASAIEGGVRALRERAAHPQEARPRPSPGAAPGGAQGPGAGGGG; from the coding sequence GTGCAGGACCACGGCTTCTCGATCGAGGTCGACGCCACGCCCGCGGAGGTGTGGCGGGTGTTCTGGTCCAACCGCTCCGGACGGCGCCGCCATGGTGATGTCACCATCGAGATCCTCCTCCCCGGAGACGAGCACGGGCTGGGCCTGGTCCGCCACTGCACCTTCCCGGTGCCCCGGTACCTGCTGTCCGGCGGGACCGGTGTCTCCTGGGAGTGGATCAGCGAGATGGAGCCCGGCGTCTCGTGGCGCTACGACGCCGTGGGCAAGCCGCTGTGGTCAAGGGCCAGCGGGTGGACCCGGCTCGAGGATCTGGGCGACGGTCGCACGCGCATCCACTTTCGCGAGACCTATCACGCCTTCAACCCGGTCCTGCGTCCACTGCTGGAGCGCCGGGTGCACAGCCACATCTCCAAGGGCAACGACCAGCAAATTGCGTCGGCGATCGAAGGCGGCGTGCGCGCTCTCAGGGAGCGGGCGGCCCATCCTCAGGAGGCGCGGCCTCGACCATCGCCCGGAGCTGCTCCAGGCGGTGCGCAAGGCCCCGGTGCTGGAGGCGGAGGTTGA
- a CDS encoding thiolase family protein — METREAVIVDAVRTPIGKRNGALAGWHPTDLLGHVLSTLVQRSGVDPGIVDDVVGGCVTQVGEQSTNVTRNAWVGAGLPWHVPATSVDRQCGSSQQAVHFAAQGVMAGAYDVVVACGVESMTRTPLASNAKGGKGPFSGEFMAVIDNQLKTQFEVAQILADQWKISREDMDAFALESHRRAARATEAGRVARELVAVPVKDEEGRPTGAVLEADEGIRPDTSMEKLGALPSAASWDPSLAPDITAGNSSQMSDGAAAMLIASRQTAERLGLPVRARLVHFVVAAEDPILVLSAPNPATRKLLSRTNMTIGDFDAMECNEAFAAIALMWAREFLPDAAGPGSRPEDLDRLNPRGGAIAIGHPLGASGVRIMTTLLNQLESIDGRYGFQTMCEGGGQANATVIERLP; from the coding sequence ATGGAGACCCGGGAGGCGGTGATCGTCGACGCCGTGCGCACGCCGATCGGCAAGCGCAACGGCGCCCTCGCCGGCTGGCATCCCACTGACCTGCTCGGCCACGTGCTCAGCACCCTCGTCCAGCGGTCGGGCGTGGACCCCGGGATCGTCGACGACGTCGTCGGGGGTTGTGTGACCCAGGTCGGCGAGCAGAGCACCAACGTCACCCGCAACGCCTGGGTGGGTGCCGGCTTGCCCTGGCACGTGCCCGCCACGTCGGTCGACCGTCAGTGCGGTTCGTCCCAGCAGGCGGTGCACTTCGCCGCCCAGGGAGTGATGGCCGGCGCCTACGACGTCGTCGTGGCCTGCGGTGTCGAGTCGATGACGAGGACGCCGCTGGCCTCCAACGCCAAGGGTGGCAAGGGCCCCTTCAGCGGCGAGTTCATGGCCGTGATCGACAACCAGCTCAAGACCCAGTTCGAGGTGGCCCAGATCCTCGCCGACCAGTGGAAGATCAGCCGCGAGGACATGGACGCCTTCGCCCTGGAGAGCCACCGACGGGCGGCGCGGGCGACCGAGGCCGGCCGGGTCGCCCGAGAGCTCGTGGCCGTGCCCGTCAAGGACGAGGAGGGCCGGCCCACCGGCGCCGTGCTCGAAGCCGACGAAGGCATTCGGCCGGACACGTCGATGGAGAAGCTCGGCGCCCTGCCGAGCGCGGCCAGCTGGGATCCGTCGCTGGCGCCCGACATCACGGCGGGCAACTCGTCGCAGATGTCCGACGGGGCCGCAGCCATGTTGATCGCCAGCCGCCAGACGGCCGAGCGGCTGGGCCTGCCTGTGCGGGCCCGCCTGGTGCACTTCGTGGTGGCGGCCGAGGACCCGATCCTGGTCCTGTCGGCCCCCAACCCGGCCACCCGCAAGCTGTTGTCCCGAACGAACATGACGATCGGAGACTTCGACGCCATGGAGTGCAACGAGGCCTTCGCGGCCATCGCCCTGATGTGGGCCCGTGAGTTCCTCCCCGATGCAGCCGGGCCGGGGTCGCGGCCCGAGGACCTCGACCGCCTCAACCCGAGGGGCGGTGCGATCGCCATCGGCCATCCGCTGGGCGCCAGCGGGGTGCGCATCATGACCACACTGCTCAACCAGCTCGAGTCGATCGACGGGCGTTACGGCTTCCAGACCATGTGCGAGGGCGGCGGTCAGGCGAACGCCACGGTCATCGAGCGGCTGCCGTAA